The following proteins come from a genomic window of Pseudomonas hygromyciniae:
- a CDS encoding HigA family addiction module antitoxin codes for MGMHNPPHPGEILLEDVMPSLGITITEMARRLGFARETFSRILHGHAPVSPDLAVRLERAGISKARLWLSMQSTDDRWQAEHREQPVIERFAQIE; via the coding sequence ATGGGTATGCACAACCCACCACATCCCGGCGAAATCCTGCTTGAGGATGTGATGCCCAGCCTGGGCATCACCATTACCGAAATGGCCCGGCGGCTCGGCTTTGCCAGGGAAACATTCTCCAGGATCCTGCATGGTCACGCGCCAGTCAGCCCGGACCTTGCCGTGAGGCTGGAGCGGGCAGGTATCAGCAAAGCGCGGTTATGGTTGTCGATGCAAAGTACCGACGATCGTTGGCAAGCAGAGCACCGTGAACAACCGGTCATTGAGCGTTTTGCGCAGATTGAGTAA